CTTGGAAAATCTAAACATTTTAACCAACGTGGCAATAATAGGCTTCCTTACTGTTTGAGGGGACagccattttgtagtggtgtccaAAATTATAGGGGAAATTATCGAGTGCACTTTTCAATCCTATACACCGCAATACGAGTACAACCGATGTACAATAATGCGTTTAGCCGCTATCCCTCACTGTAAAACGCCTAACAAATGAGCTCCCGCGTCTCGACACAAGATGGCGCCCTCAGTATCCGAATACACTGATGATTGTTTTTATTCACTCATTCAAGTGAATTATATTAGTGAATTGATGTAGGGAATTAGTGCATGGAGATAtttctgatagagtttatggagTCTCTGCAGTTGCCCGCTCAccagtctcgcgtagccagacctttaATAACTGAAGATTTAGCCAACAatctgtgggcgtgacgtctgagacTACCTGTTCACCTGCGTTCTCTGATCACTGACGTCACagatgaaagtgaaagtaaaccATATTGTTTATCTTCCGCCATTTTAAGCAGGTAGATTTGATACATTAACATACCGAGTAACGAAGTGTTTAAACCAATGTTAATAAATATCAAGGATGCGGTTTTTGTGTATGTAGTTGATGTTAAAGTTGGGGGATTTTGGAAAAGTAATATCGTCAGATTGTGATGACAGTGAGTGTTCAGGTGAGACGAGACGCTTTCACTTCCTTGTTCATAGTTTCACTAAATGCCgattatttatttgatatctgTGTAAAACTTTTTATTCTAATTCTTTTAAGAAGCTTAGCGCTGTTTATTGGTTGTTTGAGTGTTATTCATCATCGTTAGTATGTGagtaatatttttgtttagttgaGTTGACGCTGCTGTTTCTTCAACCCTCATTATTCATTTTTAACTGAATTATAACGAGTGTTTATTCACTTTGATTTTGAATTTGTTTTCTCTTTGAATGTTATTTTCATTCAGCGTCAGATGTGGAGATCAGATTGATCAGATTCACCCCTGCAGCTGCATCATGgataaaacacaaacatcagAAGATGAAGATTTTTCTCCAGGATGCAGGTTGGCCTACTTTCTACAACACATTCTTTAAATAAAGTTCatattattaaaagatttaagTTCTCATTAAAATCAGTACCGTGAATTAAAGTATTAAATTTGTTGTGTGGAATAGTTCAGTTCATCAGAAGGGATCAGATCCAGACTTCAGCAGTGTGTCTATAAAGAGTGACCGGTCTATGGAACCACCAGTCGTATTTAAGAGTGGAGATAAATGTTCTGCTTGCAAGTATAAAATAATCTTAATCTATTATGAACATAATGTACTaaagaaaaagtaaaattttaatgaaaatacagtaatttattaatgttaTATGTAATAGAAAGCATTTTATTATTGTGCTCTTTTGTAAGTTCTTTGCTGttacaaaatacatttaaaggtagggtaacagattttgatcctgaaacatttttagttatgctggttaaaagcagtcccggcgccatgggcgggctttagggggccgggcccgccctGTGAGTCACTAGTGCCCGCCCTGGACGAACCTGCGGTCTCCCTTCACCTGTTCACCAGCTCCATGTTTTTATCAATAGGCCActgttattaattaaaagttattgttttgtacatatataactcatgaataaaaataaaaatgtgtttggtctgatttaaaaatatatatatattaaacgaatttgattggtttgtcaGTAGTGAGCGCggaaatgtttggttgtttgctAAGCGCGCCACCGCTAATGTTAAGACATGATTGAGTGCTGCCTGCAGTGAGACTGACACGTTATGGTTCTGCTGTTATCTTTCACTATTTTCGctgctgaaacaacaaaaacagtcaacattgcgtctaaaatgtaagtggcttaatattaattacttgtagtgaactgtcattaaatctgtcacattttcaaccgtgatgtgatgctgcttaactgtatcatgttattaaaaaatccacatttttaccgcagtatgtttaacccactttgttaactcgctttgtgtttgctgtgcttatttgtttaactttgcgTTATTACATTATGCACTTTCTGTCGCCATTGATTAAAGGATGCAGAATCATTATCCTGTTTTGGTGATTGTTATTGGCGTTTTTAATCAGACTAGGCTACTTCGGTCGAGTAAGTAAAATTCTCTTTCACTTGGCCTTTTAAAATATCCACTTGTCTCTGATATTAACCGGACAAGCGTTGATGTCGAGCTCTGCGACGTGTTTTATTTGCGTTTAGATTGCTTCAGTAAGCTAGGTCCAATCTTTACGACTTCACCGTTGTATTGCATTAATGGAGAGGTATGTTAGATCTTCCTCGCTTTTTTGTCCACTTAATGcataattaatgatattatgcattggAGTGACGTTGCTCTCATTTGTGCCCCCCCTGAAAAATGAAATGCCCGTCCGTGAATTTGTGTCTGGCGCCGGgtctggttaaaagtctcctcacatcctgatagcaattactatgttaagttgtttaaatgtatttgtagaaatttctgtcatctatgaaaggcgtaggaccaaaaaatgttcaaccaaccATAGATTTTGGTCCAAACGGACgtttccttttttgtccctcatacgtaagcgtaatttgaatgcccaccgcgcagcaagtccacgcagacaccatacgtcatcggcgcatTCAAGTGCACTCACCTCCTGTTTGTAAACAGCGAGAatagcaaacttttctgctaaattgacaacctacacaggaggcacaaaactaaaggcatcttttataacaacaacggCAAAAACtccctggatcagcaaagagcaaaaacccaaattaacatcgctaactttactgctttaccacgagatacaaacagctgcaggaggcaaagggtctcaaagggtcgttgcactgtttattttggtaaggtaggaaGGCGATATGTTTGTACTGAGATGGATTCAGTTATtatactttgatgaaacattgtgttgcttatgaaatttgtgttcgtttacggattagcgtaacgatatagttagtTACTACATCTACACGTGTAcgtgtgctttaactaattctgatgtaaaacagttgtttatgttggttattttggtaatgttattcactttgtactgcaaagttttctcactggttaatgagacatgagatgatctgtgcgtgttcatgtgttttgaaagaggcgtgactatggatggcgatttgactggagggtgggatcgggatttcattgctaggcggctaccgttagcatttttcaaaatgtgaaaccCTACCTTTAAAGCTGCAAAAATCATAGAATTATGTCATTAAGAAAAATTTCACCAGTGTCTAAATTTTGTTTGAGGTCAATTCACACAACCAGACCGATGACAACAGAACCCATCTGTAAAAAGATGAAGTTTGTACACTCTGAGAATCAAACACAGGACTTCAGTGAAAACATGGATCCCGGATGCAGGTAAATTGTAGAATTGTTTTAAGAAATAAAAGGGTTAACAGGGTCATCCCATGGGTCTTATGATACAGAAAACAAAAactgcattttgtttttttacattgttttctCTAATTAGTGTAATTGTCTTGTATTTTTGTACAGCCTTGAGTCTGAAGTCATCAACACATTTAAGTCAAATATGAGAGAGAAGTTTGAGTGTTTGTATGAGAGAACATTAACTGAGGGAAACGTAACCCTACTGAATGAGATCTACACAGAGCTCTACATCACAGAGAGTGAAAGTGGAGAGATCAATAATGAACATGAGGTGAGACAGATTGAGATACAATccagaagaacaacaacagaggagacaccaatcaaatgtaatgacatctttaaacctttacctgaacaacacaaacacatcagaagtgtgATGACAAAGGGAGACGCTGGTattggaaaaacagtctctgtacagaagttcattctggactgggctgaagagaaagagaatcaggacgtccacctcatatttccacttcctttcagagagatcaatttgatgaaggacaaaacactcagtcttttagatcttcttcatcttttcttcccagagacaaaagaaatggaaatcttcagtgatgaatataaagtgttgttcatctttgatggtttggatgagtgtcgtctgtctctggattttcacagcagtgtgaggttgtgtgatgtaaatgaatcaacctcagtggacgtgatgctgacaaacctcatcaaggggaatctgtttccctcttctctcatctggatcacctccagaccagcagcagctgatctcatcccctctgagtgtgttgatcgagtcacagaggtacgaggcttcagtgatccacagaaggaggaatacttcaggaagagaatcagtgatgagagtctgtctgatcaaatcatctcacacctgaagtcatccaggagtctctacatcatgtgtcacatcccagtcttctgctggatttcagtcactgttctagagagaatattgagtgaagcagagagtcaagagatccccaagactctcactcaaatgtacacacacttcctgatcattcagacaaacatcaaacatcagaagGACTATGAGAAGAAAGTGAAGGATGAAGACTTGATCTATAAACTGGGTAAACTGGCTTTTGAGCATCTTGTGAAAGGCAATCTGATCTTCTATGATGAAGACTTGAGAGAGTGTGGCATTGATGTAACAGAAGCATCAGTGTACTCAGGATTGTGTACTCAGATCTTCAAAGAGGAGGCTGGTTTGTACCAGGGGAAAGTTTActgctttgttcatctcacCATACAAGAACACCTTGCAGCTCTATATGTGCACCTCGCCTTTATGAAGAACAACATAAACGTGTTTGATCAAATTACTGAACCAACTCAAGCAGACCTTTCAGTATCTGAGGGTTGTCAGAGAGTTAATCATGAGGTTGTAATATCTGATGTGTATCGAAGAGCTATAGATGAGGCTCTTCAGAGTAAAAATGGACATCTGGATCTTTTTCTTCGTTTTCTTCTGGGTTTGTCAGTGGAGTCGAATCAGAATCTCATACAAGGTTTGATGACACAGACAGAAAACATCTTCTCCagcaatgagaaaacaatcaaATACATCAAACAGAAGATCAGTGAGAATCCTTCACCAGAGAAATTCATCAATCTGTTTCACTGTCTGAATGAACTGGGTGATCATTCTTTGGTGGAGGAAATTCAACATCATCTAAAATGTAGAACATTAAGTGAAGTCAAACTCTCTTCATCTCAGTGGTCAGCTgtagtttttgtgttgttgacaTCAGAACAGAACCTGAATGAGTTTAATATGAGTGAATTTGTTAaagaaaacaaagacaaaacactGTTTGTTCTTCAGAAGCTGATGCCTGTGATTTGTGAATTCACATCAGTTCAGTAAGTGTGAACAGTCACTTTACTCTTAAAACATTATTCATGAGAAAAGCACCACAAATCTTCAGTACGGCAGATGTAATGCAGAGTTTACTGTTCGGTGTTTTTTTAGTGTTGAACTGAAACAGTAAACTGAATCTGTtcaaattattcatttattgcaATTCATACCCTATTGTTACTGTATATATActttatatacacatacacatccacctccatcaaaaatgagataatgatattgacagAATGCTCTCTGTTAATAAAATGCctttgcttcaaatctgcttaatcccagcctcgtgtcattcagaaatactgctttATTGTCAGCTACGACAACTTTAGTGCGTGAAAGATCAATTGGATAAATGACGTTGAATTATCCCAtacaagctgtgtcccaattcaagggttGCAACCATATGAGCATTCGaccttaaaaggtgagcactcggtctttcaaggtggaagcctcagaagttcgcgaagagaactgaaatgagacggtctaacttcggaggacccataattagcgtcacctgctgcacgcgcccACCTGCatgtttctgacttattaaaataaatatgacatcagaaaaatcattaatttattttagaaatatgacacgttgatgtatattaaactattcaacagtataccaaattaatcaaccttataaatatacgcaacataaaaagaatattattaacacaaaacataacttataatactaaaacagtgacaagaaattttttttctgataaatacatttttatttaataaaggttttaattgtttattttagaatatccacCCATTATATGCAGCCGTTGCAGAGGCGCAATGACTCTTGGGATATCCTTGGCTgataaggatccattcgttctatccttaacagcgcggagaaatgaggacgcattttgaggcttcattctaagcatcctttgaattgggacagcCTTACTCGCCTTAAGTCGCtctgctgtgacgcaatcggtcttaaaatacgtccttagaaggtcacaacccttgaattgggacacagctacaAACTTAAGTCCCATGTGAGGACTTCCTGAATACAAGCCATTTGTGACAGTGACATGGACCACAGCGCCCCCttatgtgtggttcagtttctttaattttacattctgacttttATCACCTGAAATGTCCGGTCACCAATGGTCATTGTCGCTCGTATCGCTGAAAGTCGCCAAACTTCCATTGAAATTAAAAGATCATGTCAGTCTTTTACTGCTAGTCGCTGGTAGTCTGAAAGGGGATCATAATTCTTTATGcagaaaaaaacatgtacagtatgttttaaagggataattcacccaataatttcatcattttcataATTTACTGATGCCCATGTTCTTTTAAACTAACATGACATGTTCTATTACTCTGCAGCCTGTACtcttgtaatatcacagatagaGATTGTGCTGTTCTTACTTCAGCTCTGACATCAAACCCATCAAACCTGGGAGAACTAAATCTGTCTAATAATACATTTGGAGATTTAGGaatgaagctgatctctgatgtactgaagaatcctcactgtaaactggagatactgAGGTATAATCTGTGctatttttaaccatttttaaaTACAATGTAATCCAGAACCTGGGGTTGATCTGAGTGATCTTACTAGAGTTTATTTAGTAACTACAGTATATTTCACAGGTACAGTATGTAGAATCTGAACCATGAAGACATTTGAAACTAATACGATTGTTGACATCAATAGTGAAGGACAGAGGGAGTGATGAGATTTGAGTGATGGAgtttataattcactttttCATTTCAGTCACAGTATGCATCCATGCAGCTGTATTTTAAAATCCTTGTCAGTTTTTGATGGATATCTTTAGCTGATTCATAGGTTAAAGCTTGCAGTAAGTTTAGTTGTAAAGTAACAAATGCATAAGTGTGTTTCACACTGTCAGTAATAGAACAGAATGTATTACAGCATAATTTGGATGTATCTGAAGTGGTAACATGTTGTTTCACAAATTAAAGGAGATGCTCAGTCCAGAGACAAATCTCAAGCCACACACTAACCAGACTACTGGGTTTACTGGAGGGACATTggctgtatatatatatatatatatatatatatatatatatatatatatatatatatatatatatatatatatatatatatatatatatatatatccatgaaataataataataggctGCTCTTGAACTTGAGTTTGTTGTGAACTGAGAGACTTaagtatactgtatgttattGCCCTCTGCAGACTAAGGgattgtaatatcacagatgaaggttgtgttgcccTGACTTCAGCtttgagatcaaacccatcacacctgagagatctgGATCTGTCTCATAATAATAttggagattcaggagtgaagctgatctctgatgtactgaagaatcatGAATGCAAACTGAAGATACTAAAGTAAGATAATTGTCGTATATTCACATATGATGTGGTTCCCATTCTCAAAGAgaagtttttaatttgtttttagtAAGACTAAATCATTGTGTTTAAAAATCAGCAGTTTCATTGATGATTCATTTTATATGAATCATATTTAATCTCAGCCAGAGGCGTTTCCAGCAttgaaggacatccggggcttagcCCAGACCATATTAAATACAGGGATTACTCAAAGACTGTGTATAAAGTGTATAATAagaatatttaatataactcatttatatttttaacataaataGTCAAAATTATGTATGAAATCATCATTTAACAAACGTGATCTGTAGCATATAAAAGTGTACTCACCTATTCGCGGCGGGTCGCAGATTAAAATGTCATAAGAACTTAATCTTTCCTCTCGAGTAGATTTTTGCACATGAGTTTTTCTCAGATGTGCTCTGAATGAACTAATGATAACACAGAACTgccaaaattagatttttaaattGCTGTGCTGAAGGAATAACAATTGAGTG
This sequence is a window from Misgurnus anguillicaudatus chromosome 24, ASM2758022v2, whole genome shotgun sequence. Protein-coding genes within it:
- the LOC129438583 gene encoding protein NLRC3 yields the protein MDKTQTSEDEDFSPGCSSVHQKGSDPDFSSVSIKSDRSMEPPVVFKSGDKCSACKSIHTTRPMTTEPICKKMKFVHSENQTQDFSENMDPGCSLESEVINTFKSNMREKFECLYERTLTEGNVTLLNEIYTELYITESESGEINNEHEVRQIEIQSRRTTTEETPIKCNDIFKPLPEQHKHIRSVMTKGDAGIGKTVSVQKFILDWAEEKENQDVHLIFPLPFREINLMKDKTLSLLDLLHLFFPETKEMEIFSDEYKVLFIFDGLDECRLSLDFHSSVRLCDVNESTSVDVMLTNLIKGNLFPSSLIWITSRPAAADLIPSECVDRVTEVRGFSDPQKEEYFRKRISDESLSDQIISHLKSSRSLYIMCHIPVFCWISVTVLERILSEAESQEIPKTLTQMYTHFLIIQTNIKHQKDYEKKVKDEDLIYKLGKLAFEHLVKGNLIFYDEDLRECGIDVTEASVYSGLCTQIFKEEAGLYQGKVYCFVHLTIQEHLAALYVHLAFMKNNINVFDQITEPTQADLSVSEGCQRVNHEVVISDVYRRAIDEALQSKNGHLDLFLRFLLGLSVESNQNLIQGLMTQTENIFSSNEKTIKYIKQKISENPSPEKFINLFHCLNELGDHSLVEEIQHHLKCRTLSEVKLSSSQWSAVVFVLLTSEQNLNEFNMSEFVKENKDKTLFVLQKLMPVICEFTSVHLYSCNITDRDCAVLTSALTSNPSNLGELNLSNNTFGDLGMKLISDVLKNPHCKLEILRLRDCNITDEGCVALTSALRSNPSHLRDLDLSHNNIGDSGVKLISDVLKNHECKLKILKLTDCNITEEGCVALTSALTSNPSHLRGLKLTGNYLNDLGVKLISDVLKNPDCKLEILRLRLCNITDEGCAALSSALRSNPSHLKHLNLSQNNLGDSGVKLISAVLENPDCKLEKLWLRYCKITAEGCVAMSSALTSNPSHLRDLNLIGNDLGDSGVKLISDVLKNPHCKLEILKLEQCNITDKGCVALTSALRSNPSHLRELNLSENKLGDSGVKLLSGLKDDPHCKLMTLHF